In a genomic window of Pseudoalteromonas xiamenensis:
- a CDS encoding ATP-grasp domain-containing protein, whose product MERKQSLLIITHQGFSFVEEISALLRQVNVIPCIVSSRPQREERIQLLHSLSEFVHVSNDLSLTFDEVASFVASVQPTLNLIGCIATYEGYRLTMAKINEMLNAVDSSTKSIAHTLDKYLFRQHLLDHKLSSCNSYLLDEKTLNDCKESQQRLFIKPRRGAASFSSFPLNKHVTWSFIQEQIRQIKDDATFSSMFMDNFDFIAEDFIGGQEFSYEVVQLDNEIYIVAIHEKTTIEALEFSVLERGLVSPPVSTINEHWHRAKTYLSEVLNCLGTTNGVFHIEAKFDETTNQFELIEINPRMGGSLINSSIELLNGKYSMLDLWIKLLSATHSEQRLELAQLLTEIEQQAMTSEVSSYIQIFYADAGKTIHKVHTKESALPPHQFGVHVKAGMQTPDSNREIFAAEGIWALPRVTNLFELEELVHEFEEIFTIEYV is encoded by the coding sequence ATGGAAAGGAAACAAAGCTTACTCATCATCACGCATCAAGGTTTCTCATTTGTCGAGGAAATTTCAGCGCTTTTACGTCAAGTTAATGTAATCCCTTGCATCGTCTCCTCCAGACCACAACGTGAAGAACGAATTCAGCTTCTACATTCTTTGAGTGAATTTGTGCATGTATCTAACGACTTATCTCTAACATTTGATGAGGTCGCTAGTTTTGTTGCATCCGTCCAGCCAACATTAAATTTAATTGGATGCATTGCGACCTACGAAGGCTATCGACTAACGATGGCGAAAATAAACGAAATGCTTAACGCCGTTGATTCAAGTACAAAGTCGATAGCTCACACCCTAGACAAATATCTTTTCAGACAACATCTTCTTGACCACAAACTCAGTAGCTGTAATTCATATTTGTTGGATGAAAAAACTCTTAACGACTGTAAAGAAAGTCAACAACGACTTTTCATTAAGCCCCGTCGTGGAGCAGCATCTTTTAGCTCTTTCCCACTAAATAAACACGTCACTTGGTCTTTCATTCAAGAACAAATTCGTCAAATCAAAGACGATGCGACTTTCTCCAGCATGTTCATGGACAATTTTGACTTTATTGCTGAGGACTTTATTGGAGGACAAGAATTTAGCTATGAAGTTGTTCAACTTGATAATGAAATCTACATCGTAGCAATTCATGAAAAAACCACCATTGAAGCCCTTGAGTTTTCAGTGCTAGAACGCGGACTTGTTTCACCTCCAGTAAGCACGATTAACGAACACTGGCACAGAGCAAAAACGTACTTATCCGAAGTACTAAATTGCCTAGGTACGACCAACGGTGTATTCCATATCGAAGCGAAATTTGACGAGACGACGAATCAATTCGAACTTATAGAAATAAATCCACGTATGGGTGGCTCACTTATCAATAGCAGTATTGAGTTGCTCAACGGCAAATATTCCATGTTAGATCTTTGGATTAAGCTTTTGAGTGCGACCCATTCTGAACAACGTTTGGAGCTTGCCCAATTGTTAACTGAAATAGAACAGCAAGCGATGACGAGTGAAGTATCCAGTTACATTCAGATTTTTTACGCCGACGCGGGTAAAACCATCCATAAAGTTCACACAAAAGAATCCGCTTTACCACCACATCAATTTGGAGTTCATGTTAAAGCAGGTATGCAGACCCCTGATTCAAATAGAGAAATATTTGCAGCCGAGGGTATTTGGGCGTTACCAAGAGTTACCAATCTTTTTGAACTCGAAGAGCTCGTTCATGAGTTTGAAGAAATCTTCACGATTGAATATGTGTAA
- a CDS encoding MFS transporter, translating to MNTFNLPKFAIGVLSFFIAGQFLLFAIPLFVYLEHENMADLGMLLFIEWTPALIAFPLAGYWVDRFGAPKIFYIANATRAIACLLAFVILIARPEFTIMAVTLLASIASFFLACARVATETIVKENAPKEHIAKFQSTLQSAEISSLLLGPALAGLSVTYFDKEHVLLMAGIAFIVPLITCYGLTSLRAKQTLSGPVKQMKDGFSELFSNKPLVALVLQNMTINFLTSVVIGLNVAFVTGILKLPAEYFGYLNISGGVVSLVSLAFVPSLLKRMSVTRLGISGLIGTFLMSLFLATAHAYIPYLLGFIVMLSAVSFYNVFNRTERIKLIDKERFGQVMGAFYVVNIASIPLSGLFIYYIANKASFHFILGGTTLFTAIISILIMRYYLSSSSPHREEIQATQ from the coding sequence GTGAATACGTTTAATTTGCCGAAATTTGCTATTGGCGTGCTGTCGTTTTTTATTGCGGGTCAATTTCTTTTATTTGCCATACCCCTATTCGTTTATCTTGAACACGAGAACATGGCTGATTTGGGTATGCTGCTATTTATCGAGTGGACTCCAGCTTTAATAGCTTTTCCTCTCGCAGGCTACTGGGTCGACCGATTTGGTGCACCTAAAATTTTCTATATTGCCAACGCAACTCGTGCGATTGCCTGTTTACTCGCTTTTGTTATTTTAATCGCACGACCTGAGTTCACCATCATGGCGGTTACATTGCTTGCAAGCATCGCCTCTTTCTTTTTAGCCTGTGCTCGTGTGGCAACTGAAACGATTGTGAAAGAAAATGCACCTAAAGAACACATTGCAAAGTTTCAATCTACGTTACAAAGTGCTGAGATATCCAGCCTCCTTCTCGGTCCTGCACTTGCCGGACTTTCAGTTACTTACTTTGACAAAGAACACGTTTTACTGATGGCTGGAATCGCTTTTATTGTACCACTTATTACCTGTTACGGACTTACATCACTCCGTGCGAAACAAACACTTTCTGGCCCAGTTAAACAAATGAAAGATGGCTTTTCGGAGCTTTTTTCAAATAAACCTTTGGTTGCTCTCGTTTTACAAAATATGACCATCAACTTTTTAACTAGTGTTGTTATCGGTTTAAACGTCGCGTTTGTAACTGGGATTTTGAAGCTTCCAGCTGAATATTTTGGCTACTTAAACATCTCTGGTGGCGTTGTCAGTTTAGTTTCTCTCGCCTTTGTCCCGTCTCTATTAAAGAGAATGTCGGTTACCCGTTTGGGGATCTCCGGTTTAATAGGTACTTTTTTAATGAGTTTGTTCCTTGCAACTGCCCATGCATACATACCTTATTTACTTGGATTCATTGTCATGCTCTCCGCCGTTTCTTTTTATAACGTGTTCAATCGGACTGAGCGGATAAAGTTGATAGACAAAGAACGTTTCGGTCAAGTTATGGGCGCGTTTTATGTTGTAAATATTGCATCTATCCCACTCTCGGGCCTGTTCATTTACTACATTGCCAACAAAGCAAGTTTTCACTTCATATTAGGTGGCACAACGTTATTTACGGCGATTATTTCGATTCTCATTATGCGCTATTACTTATCTTCCTCCTCTCCCCATCGAGAAGAAATACAGGCAACTCAATAA
- a CDS encoding branched-chain amino acid transaminase, with protein MDNVKLIWLNGQWLEQESAVTNVLSHGLHYGTSVFEGERIYNGNVFRLHDHSQRLIDSAKMLGFDLPYSVDELNHATKELVTRLDIQTGYVRPVAWLDDTSLAMLPSRNKVNVAIAAWNWPDLFDEETRTKGLRLGYSKWMRQHPKAAPVAAKAGGNYLNSVLAIQDVRGKGFDEALLLDFEGNIAEATGANIFFVEGQKLVTPIADRFLNGITRQTVIHIANELDIDVEQRRIQPAEVAKFDGAFLCGTAYEVLPIHVIGDFEFDVPTLTRQIIDQYQTLCVQGWE; from the coding sequence ATGGACAACGTAAAACTGATTTGGTTAAACGGACAGTGGCTAGAACAAGAAAGTGCCGTTACAAACGTACTTAGTCATGGCCTCCACTATGGAACGTCGGTATTCGAAGGGGAGCGAATCTACAATGGCAATGTGTTCAGACTGCATGACCACAGCCAACGTTTGATTGACTCAGCCAAGATGCTCGGCTTCGACTTACCTTATTCTGTTGATGAGCTAAATCACGCCACTAAGGAATTAGTCACACGCCTCGACATACAAACTGGTTATGTAAGGCCAGTCGCTTGGCTAGACGATACCTCTTTGGCTATGTTGCCTTCAAGAAACAAAGTCAATGTCGCTATTGCAGCATGGAATTGGCCAGACCTATTTGATGAAGAAACCCGAACTAAAGGTCTTAGACTCGGTTACTCAAAGTGGATGAGGCAACATCCTAAAGCGGCTCCTGTAGCAGCAAAAGCGGGTGGCAACTATTTGAACTCTGTGCTGGCAATCCAAGACGTACGCGGCAAAGGGTTTGATGAAGCATTGCTACTTGATTTTGAAGGCAACATTGCCGAAGCGACAGGCGCGAATATTTTCTTTGTTGAAGGCCAAAAACTGGTGACCCCAATTGCAGATCGCTTCCTCAATGGGATTACAAGACAGACCGTCATTCACATTGCTAACGAGCTAGATATCGACGTAGAACAACGCCGTATTCAACCTGCCGAAGTAGCAAAATTCGACGGTGCCTTCCTGTGTGGAACTGCATATGAAGTATTACCCATACACGTGATTGGGGATTTCGAGTTCGATGTCCCTACATTAACACGTCAAATCATCGATCAATATCAAACATTGTGCGTGCAAGGCTGGGAATGA
- a CDS encoding DUF6421 family protein, with translation MNSQLTPLGSELSHYTDQLRELQNSQGQVVEQIDKAKALLHMIKSKITDLGKQLDCIQYSNAINLDIDNWLLNGLQESPDFINSRTHFNIPENQAWTFFFGPYLLANEASNKEKGYRSEFFIVMRDDPSVCTDLHDNYPHPRNICQCVRLLVGSAGIAKGNALVFFPENILCKEKMARQHFALFFFNKFEGIYRTYTLPKVRAVFGEKDALFDSPTWLAGELNTKQFYEARCVWGYLHDLYHHEGPRPFDEHVYIKMKWHLGLMEEIKVDCQTMLTLYKDESLPYRKEAIELILFERLIRYPQELDAEANFDSGTGIFLLEWLMSKSAISFDVHTAQSHIDWQKVLLAIEELVETILSLEALDDENYIEQGRAFISRYLRLETGPKRYAFQEHHHALFPRTALYLQLNFNEIEMY, from the coding sequence ATGAATAGTCAACTGACACCTTTAGGCAGCGAACTCAGCCATTACACTGACCAACTACGCGAACTCCAAAACAGTCAAGGTCAAGTCGTTGAACAAATTGACAAAGCTAAAGCATTGTTACACATGATCAAGAGCAAGATTACCGACCTTGGTAAGCAACTTGATTGTATTCAGTACTCAAACGCCATCAACCTAGATATCGACAATTGGTTGCTGAATGGGCTGCAAGAAAGTCCAGATTTTATTAACAGTCGCACTCATTTCAACATTCCAGAAAACCAAGCTTGGACCTTCTTCTTTGGTCCATATTTATTGGCAAATGAAGCATCGAATAAAGAAAAAGGTTATCGCTCTGAGTTTTTCATTGTTATGCGAGACGACCCTAGTGTGTGTACTGACCTACACGACAACTACCCTCATCCTCGTAATATCTGCCAGTGTGTCCGTTTACTCGTAGGTAGTGCAGGTATTGCAAAAGGAAATGCACTCGTCTTTTTCCCTGAAAACATTTTGTGTAAGGAAAAAATGGCTCGTCAGCATTTTGCGTTATTTTTCTTCAATAAGTTCGAAGGGATTTATCGCACTTACACGCTACCTAAAGTTCGAGCAGTGTTTGGCGAAAAGGATGCTTTGTTTGACTCACCAACGTGGTTAGCCGGTGAACTAAATACTAAACAGTTCTATGAAGCCCGCTGTGTTTGGGGTTATCTACATGATTTATATCATCACGAAGGGCCGCGTCCATTTGATGAACATGTTTATATCAAAATGAAGTGGCATTTGGGCTTAATGGAAGAAATCAAAGTAGATTGTCAAACAATGCTCACGTTATATAAGGACGAATCGCTACCTTACCGTAAAGAAGCCATCGAACTAATCCTTTTTGAACGTTTAATCCGTTACCCACAAGAACTTGATGCTGAAGCAAACTTTGATTCAGGCACGGGGATTTTTTTACTGGAATGGCTGATGAGCAAATCTGCAATTTCCTTTGATGTTCACACTGCGCAATCTCACATTGATTGGCAAAAGGTTCTTTTAGCAATTGAGGAACTTGTCGAGACCATTTTGTCCCTAGAAGCACTTGATGACGAAAACTACATCGAGCAAGGTCGTGCATTTATAAGTCGCTACTTAAGGTTAGAAACTGGACCAAAACGTTACGCGTTTCAGGAACATCATCATGCCCTGTTCCCACGCACGGCGCTTTATCTGCAACTTAATTTCAACGAAATTGAAATGTACTGA
- a CDS encoding efflux RND transporter periplasmic adaptor subunit: MKSYLNILLIAFSGFTFAENVVETYQLEHQDSVAEIQYIGHVESKDLVLASTDVAGRISYLAELGSHVHKGDVVAQLDDPKLHYELAQLEAQKSQEALNLKHIEKKRSANSMLSKEAYSSEVETDRLNTEKLVSEQKLRNIHAQINQLQQKITNLRVIAFADAVVTERLHHIGEYIEENTAILALNSLSTDITTTITSSHAMTLKVGEPLNVSIGQQKVTAVIEKIYPINGSNNQLFKVHLQPNSPLAIGQLIHVGIPKVYSVPTMLVHEDALRIQEDGYSVVKVDESKLTAQVVPVELLDHHKNWVVVAGNLSQGDTLVTKGNMSLKTGDAVKVLNNKTNSL, from the coding sequence ATGAAATCCTATTTAAATATTCTACTCATCGCTTTTTCTGGTTTCACATTCGCTGAAAATGTCGTTGAAACTTACCAACTTGAACACCAAGATTCCGTTGCAGAGATCCAATATATTGGACACGTTGAAAGTAAAGATTTGGTGTTAGCCTCAACAGATGTTGCAGGCCGTATTTCCTATTTGGCTGAGCTAGGAAGTCATGTTCATAAGGGCGATGTCGTTGCACAACTTGATGACCCTAAGCTGCATTATGAACTTGCGCAGTTAGAAGCCCAAAAATCGCAAGAAGCCCTTAACCTCAAGCACATTGAAAAAAAGCGCTCAGCCAATTCAATGTTATCTAAAGAAGCTTACAGCTCTGAAGTTGAAACGGACCGCCTCAATACTGAGAAATTGGTGAGTGAGCAGAAACTTAGAAACATCCACGCCCAAATAAACCAGTTACAACAGAAAATTACAAACCTTCGCGTAATCGCTTTTGCTGATGCGGTTGTAACGGAACGATTACATCATATTGGCGAATATATCGAGGAAAATACCGCTATTTTGGCGCTAAATAGCCTAAGTACGGATATTACGACAACAATAACGTCTAGTCATGCAATGACGCTTAAAGTGGGAGAACCCTTGAATGTTAGCATCGGCCAACAAAAAGTTACCGCGGTTATCGAAAAAATCTACCCAATCAACGGTTCGAACAATCAACTTTTTAAAGTCCATTTGCAACCAAATAGCCCTCTCGCAATTGGTCAACTTATCCATGTTGGAATTCCAAAGGTTTATTCAGTTCCAACTATGTTAGTACACGAAGATGCATTGAGAATTCAAGAAGATGGCTATTCCGTTGTCAAAGTAGATGAATCCAAATTGACAGCACAGGTTGTCCCAGTAGAGCTTCTTGATCATCACAAAAATTGGGTTGTGGTCGCTGGAAACCTAAGCCAAGGCGACACCCTAGTGACAAAAGGCAACATGAGTTTGAAAACGGGAGACGCTGTGAAGGTGCTAAATAACAAAACTAACAGCTTGTAA
- a CDS encoding efflux RND transporter permease subunit, with protein sequence MLVKWFRDPVYGLATLCLLFIAGVVAFTHLPISLLPNIERPTLKITTLWYSGSAEDVLNYVVEPQEKVLRGLPGLHEVTSTAYRGRAELDLAFDYDTNMDQAFMNIQQRLSMIRSKPADALQPKIERSGSSNTLIFLFAQNREQPNKEIDAFQDILESEVVTRLHSIDGVSHVELSLSSEEELQLLVDTEQLANLSISVSQLISLLEANKDISAGLIGKNKYAYDLRFNGYKSTEALLNTPIRISNGAIITLGQIATLKESRSRRQHFVIHNGFPAIGIHVFKDPDANLLQALSNVFDLVEELNNGALVKHGLKLQKSFDPSVFVNRAINLVMSNLVLGSMLTLIALYWFLRRWSSTLLITLSIANTLCVSFILMYLFNRNLNIISLAGIALSTGIIVDASIIVYDSITKQLKRGIAILDACVLGCQNVLRALFSSTVTSVVVFLPLLLLTSFEGKIFSDLALTISLCVTLSLVNSILFLPVIYRLKPQFFSTIESQEQTHYKSISTSLARIVSNPKQSTIIIVAILGLSASVLLTLIPKVDLLPAVRRDAIDSLLIMSKGSNLNDIEHGVGQVITERITPYLNAEKQPQIANYYVVVSPDFTALGVRPVNKSDTAQLKQVIKEEILFELPGVRAITYQAGLFGALESARSISVNVTHQQKDSKKADLLEFQTKLGNAISDATVRIMPRPDQDVPRISIVPDDVKLAQFNLTGQDVATFVAMGGDGYYLGQFPHQQKMLNLKLLAKDTDSISQLLEKPLIAPSFGILNLSDLVMTHTDVTTSELRKIDFQRGHTLTISIPDSMTMEQATQLVAEQVQAFNQLGRGRAVISGSSDTLNKALDNLLMQFAFAMAVLFLLMLLTFRSVYFALVTVLTLPVSMIGGFVALAIANAFAPVSLDLLTLIGFVILLGLVINNTILFIDSFKQNIEVSQSFHSAIEDAFSSRLQPIAMSTVTSILGMLPLALLPGEGSELYRGLGIVIVGGMLVGSPLILMLVSALLKLTYAKRNQLIHSPLIEETN encoded by the coding sequence ATGCTAGTTAAATGGTTTCGAGACCCAGTGTATGGTCTAGCTACGCTATGTCTATTATTCATCGCAGGCGTTGTTGCATTTACACACCTGCCGATTTCTTTATTGCCAAATATCGAACGGCCAACATTAAAAATTACAACTCTATGGTACTCCGGCTCAGCAGAAGATGTATTGAACTATGTTGTAGAGCCTCAAGAAAAAGTTCTTCGTGGGCTGCCTGGACTACATGAGGTGACCTCTACCGCATATCGCGGACGTGCAGAGCTAGATTTGGCATTCGACTACGACACCAATATGGACCAAGCGTTTATGAACATTCAGCAACGCTTGAGTATGATACGTTCAAAGCCAGCTGATGCACTGCAACCCAAAATAGAACGCAGCGGTTCATCGAACACGTTAATATTCCTATTTGCTCAAAATAGAGAACAGCCAAACAAAGAAATCGATGCTTTTCAAGATATTCTAGAGTCTGAAGTTGTTACCCGATTACATAGTATCGACGGGGTAAGCCACGTTGAGTTATCCCTATCATCTGAAGAAGAATTACAGTTACTGGTCGATACTGAACAACTTGCCAATCTATCTATTTCTGTCTCACAACTTATAAGCTTACTTGAAGCAAATAAAGACATTTCTGCAGGTTTGATCGGTAAAAATAAATATGCTTATGACTTGCGTTTCAATGGCTATAAATCGACAGAGGCTTTATTAAATACGCCTATTAGGATCAGCAATGGCGCAATAATTACGCTTGGACAAATCGCGACACTAAAGGAAAGTCGAAGTCGTCGCCAACACTTCGTGATCCACAATGGATTTCCCGCGATTGGGATCCACGTTTTTAAAGATCCTGACGCTAACTTGTTACAAGCACTGTCCAATGTATTTGACCTTGTTGAAGAGTTAAATAATGGTGCCTTAGTAAAACACGGCCTGAAACTACAAAAATCGTTTGACCCATCCGTATTTGTGAATCGAGCGATCAATCTCGTGATGTCAAACTTGGTTCTTGGCTCAATGCTGACTTTAATTGCCTTGTATTGGTTTTTACGTCGTTGGAGCTCGACACTCCTTATCACGCTATCCATTGCTAATACGTTATGTGTCAGTTTCATTTTGATGTATCTTTTCAATCGTAACCTCAACATCATCTCTCTCGCAGGGATCGCCCTTTCAACTGGCATTATCGTGGATGCTTCAATCATCGTTTATGACAGCATAACGAAACAACTAAAACGTGGGATTGCCATACTTGACGCGTGCGTTTTAGGTTGCCAAAACGTGTTAAGAGCACTATTTTCCTCTACCGTAACAAGTGTTGTAGTCTTCTTACCTTTGCTGCTACTAACGAGCTTTGAAGGGAAGATATTTTCAGATCTTGCGTTAACAATTTCTCTGTGCGTCACGCTTTCACTCGTTAACAGTATTTTATTTTTGCCGGTTATCTACCGCCTAAAACCCCAATTTTTCTCTACTATAGAGTCACAGGAACAAACTCACTATAAATCGATTTCAACATCGTTAGCGCGTATTGTTTCCAATCCCAAACAGTCGACCATTATCATTGTGGCAATATTAGGCTTGAGTGCATCGGTTTTGTTGACGCTCATACCTAAAGTAGATTTGTTACCAGCCGTTCGCCGCGATGCTATTGATTCCCTGTTGATTATGTCCAAAGGCAGCAATCTTAATGACATCGAACATGGTGTCGGACAAGTCATAACTGAGCGCATAACGCCATATTTGAATGCTGAGAAACAACCCCAAATCGCCAACTACTATGTCGTGGTCTCCCCTGATTTTACGGCGCTAGGCGTTCGTCCCGTAAATAAGTCAGATACGGCTCAGTTAAAACAGGTGATTAAGGAAGAAATTCTATTCGAACTCCCGGGCGTTCGAGCTATAACTTACCAAGCAGGACTATTTGGCGCATTAGAAAGTGCTCGCAGCATTTCCGTTAACGTTACCCACCAGCAGAAAGACAGTAAGAAAGCCGATTTACTCGAGTTCCAAACAAAGCTGGGTAATGCAATATCTGACGCCACAGTGCGCATAATGCCTAGACCTGACCAAGATGTACCGAGAATTTCTATTGTACCGGATGATGTAAAACTAGCTCAGTTCAATTTAACCGGCCAAGACGTTGCTACATTTGTCGCAATGGGAGGAGATGGTTACTATTTAGGGCAATTCCCACACCAACAGAAGATGTTAAATCTAAAACTGTTGGCAAAAGATACCGATTCGATTTCCCAGCTATTAGAAAAGCCTCTTATCGCGCCCTCATTTGGCATTTTGAATTTATCTGATTTAGTGATGACACACACCGATGTCACAACATCAGAACTGCGTAAAATTGATTTCCAAAGAGGCCATACGTTAACAATTTCGATTCCTGACTCCATGACGATGGAACAAGCAACACAACTTGTGGCTGAACAAGTGCAAGCATTTAATCAGCTAGGTCGCGGACGCGCTGTAATTTCAGGTTCATCAGATACGCTAAACAAAGCACTCGACAACTTATTAATGCAGTTTGCATTTGCCATGGCTGTACTTTTCCTGCTGATGCTACTGACATTCCGCTCAGTCTATTTTGCTCTAGTTACCGTTTTGACGCTACCAGTTAGCATGATAGGTGGCTTTGTGGCACTAGCAATTGCCAATGCCTTTGCTCCAGTCTCTCTTGATCTTCTCACATTGATTGGCTTTGTCATTTTGCTTGGCCTTGTAATCAATAACACTATTTTGTTTATAGATAGCTTCAAACAAAACATTGAAGTCTCGCAGAGCTTTCATTCCGCAATCGAAGATGCCTTCTCTAGCCGTTTGCAGCCCATAGCAATGAGTACCGTAACTTCTATCCTAGGCATGCTACCTCTTGCGCTTTTACCTGGTGAAGGTAGCGAGTTATACCGAGGGCTAGGCATTGTAATTGTTGGCGGCATGCTTGTTGGTAGCCCTCTGATCCTCATGTTGGTATCGGCGTTACTCAAACTCACTTACGCAAAACGTAATCAATTAATTCATTCCCCATTAATTGAGGAAACAAACTAA
- a CDS encoding methyl-accepting chemotaxis protein, producing MRMRQKLILGFVMTVIVPILAISIVSISQTKRESLERFYETSQSEIRQVENTFILFFEQMKNNARFLARSKAVLAAPPSTQQYFGPEKEMAPLNDSPQEAEIFKLYQSFGETHKELLFVYLGTEQGGFLQFPAEPLGNYDPRKRPWYQAVKNKPNEVVVTSPYQGVTGQAMVSVATAIKNGGQFIGVQSLDVTLGTLTDIVSNIRFGQTGYLILLSGDGTVLADPRNKANNFKHINELNSPLYAAFKANKGKASFVVTEGKKDLDAEVYHSDALDWQFIAVIETDEVLESAYSMSASIGGIAVVMLVLFSFIAVLMANKIVHPIEMVSEGLREIAQGEGNLSKRLQVIGRDEISELAAWFNQFLDSINSLVKDIKNNASTLNKEAQGSLSRITDIRDQGKHQSVIARQAANTTQSVEDMAQNVSHNCQDALTEIENTDLQATTGNKLITSTVSQVAKLNESLSASAQSMSQLESQSNNITNILGVIRAIAEQTNLLALNAAIEAARAGEQGRGFAVVADEVRTLAQRSHDATQEIEQVLTKLIEQTRSVSKQMTESVGESKQAISESEQAHQAFDEIARSVSSVKRIISNISAEAEQQGNAASLTHQQIQGVSDSVQQVSGATDALSKGADQLVKLADSLDTLVGRFKVD from the coding sequence ATGAGAATGAGACAAAAGCTGATTTTAGGCTTTGTAATGACTGTTATCGTGCCGATTTTGGCCATTTCTATTGTGAGTATTTCTCAAACAAAACGAGAATCTTTAGAACGTTTCTATGAAACTTCACAAAGTGAAATTCGCCAAGTAGAAAATACTTTCATCCTGTTCTTTGAGCAGATGAAAAATAACGCGCGTTTTCTCGCAAGAAGCAAAGCAGTACTGGCGGCACCACCGAGCACACAACAGTATTTTGGCCCAGAAAAAGAAATGGCGCCGTTAAACGACAGTCCTCAGGAAGCTGAAATATTTAAGCTTTATCAATCCTTTGGTGAAACGCATAAGGAACTGCTGTTTGTGTATTTAGGCACAGAACAAGGTGGCTTTCTCCAGTTTCCCGCTGAACCACTCGGTAATTATGACCCTCGAAAACGACCTTGGTATCAAGCTGTTAAAAACAAACCAAATGAAGTCGTCGTCACTTCTCCGTATCAAGGTGTAACTGGACAAGCAATGGTGTCAGTTGCAACCGCGATTAAGAACGGGGGACAATTCATTGGTGTCCAATCGTTGGACGTCACTTTGGGTACACTTACTGACATCGTTTCAAACATTCGATTTGGTCAAACAGGTTACTTAATTTTACTTTCAGGTGATGGCACGGTACTCGCCGACCCTAGAAATAAAGCGAATAATTTCAAACACATAAATGAATTAAACTCGCCACTTTACGCTGCATTCAAAGCAAATAAAGGTAAAGCAAGTTTCGTCGTTACAGAAGGTAAAAAAGACCTCGATGCCGAAGTCTATCACTCCGATGCGTTGGATTGGCAATTTATCGCGGTAATTGAAACCGATGAAGTGTTGGAATCCGCATACAGTATGTCAGCAAGCATTGGTGGAATCGCTGTCGTGATGCTGGTTTTGTTTAGCTTTATCGCGGTACTCATGGCAAATAAAATTGTCCATCCCATTGAAATGGTCTCGGAAGGTTTACGTGAAATCGCGCAAGGTGAAGGCAATTTATCAAAACGTCTGCAAGTTATCGGTCGGGATGAAATTAGTGAGCTTGCCGCATGGTTTAACCAATTTTTAGATTCCATAAACAGCCTTGTAAAAGATATAAAGAACAATGCTTCAACGCTCAACAAAGAAGCACAGGGTTCACTTTCTCGGATCACTGATATCCGAGATCAAGGGAAGCATCAATCGGTCATTGCACGACAAGCTGCAAACACCACTCAATCTGTAGAAGATATGGCACAAAATGTGAGCCATAACTGCCAAGATGCGCTGACTGAAATTGAAAATACGGACTTACAGGCAACGACAGGCAACAAACTCATTACCAGCACCGTCTCACAAGTCGCGAAATTAAATGAATCGTTAAGTGCATCCGCCCAGTCAATGAGTCAACTAGAAAGCCAAAGTAATAACATTACGAACATTCTTGGCGTTATTCGTGCAATTGCTGAACAAACTAATTTGCTGGCGTTAAACGCCGCAATTGAAGCCGCGCGCGCAGGCGAACAAGGCCGAGGTTTTGCGGTTGTAGCAGATGAAGTTAGAACGTTGGCACAACGTTCTCATGATGCAACCCAGGAAATTGAACAAGTACTTACGAAGCTCATTGAACAAACACGTAGTGTGTCAAAACAAATGACTGAAAGCGTGGGGGAATCAAAGCAGGCGATTAGTGAGTCAGAGCAAGCTCACCAAGCGTTTGACGAAATTGCACGCTCAGTTTCATCCGTCAAACGTATTATCAGCAACATCAGTGCGGAAGCTGAACAACAAGGAAACGCTGCGAGTCTAACGCATCAGCAGATCCAAGGTGTCAGTGATTCTGTTCAGCAAGTGAGTGGCGCGACAGATGCTCTATCAAAAGGCGCAGACCAACTTGTTAAATTAGCCGATTCGCTTGATACGCTCGTTGGACGGTTTAAAGTCGACTAG